GTCTGCTGGGGCGggcggtggttctagctctggcacacagcagtaccctccacatttttcttctttggacttggatgccatgaggcaggagggATTTCCTGGGCAGCCGGctggatttggcgctagagatgGTGAAGGGTCTGCAGGTCTGACAGAGTTTCAAGTTGGTCaacaatttcaggataaagataaggccctgttaagtgtgaagacttacagcatccgtcgaagggtacagtacaaggtcgtGGAGTTTAACTATCGCCGGTAcgtgggcaagtgttctgagttcgggaatgggtgcacatggttgattcgccTGAGTCTCCGATAGTGCAAGGGCCTTTGGGAAGTCAAACGCTACAACGGACTACATACGTGTCTCGCCACCTCCATCTCCAgcgaccacaggagtttggattaccatgtgatatcggcattcattatgccaatggttagggttgatgcatccgtcagcatcaaggtgctcctaaatgccaccgccgcacactttgggtttaggccTACGTACCGGAGGGTCTGGTTGGCCAAGCAGAAGGCTGTTGCCCTCATctatggtgactgggatgagtcatacaacgagctcCCAAAGTAGGTGTTAGGAGTCCAAttgacgatgcctggtactgttgcAGTCCTTAGGACAAGTCCTGTTCGTATCGGTGCACAGCTAGACGAGTCTCAAGCTTATTTTCATAGACTATTCTGGACGTTTACACCATGTATCGAgacattccgtcattgcaagcccctagttagtattgacggcacccatctCTATGGTAAGTATGGGGAACGTTGCTtgtcgcgattgcacaggacgggaactccaacatactccctGTGGCATTCACATTAgtcgagggtgagaatgctgagtcgtgGGCATTCTTTCTCTCCCACATGCGTGAGCATGTGACACCGCAGCCGGGACTGCTGGTTATATtggacaggcataacggcatcaaggccgcGCTTGAGGCTCCTGACGGAGGATGGTTACCTCCGTCGCATACCaggcattctgcattcgacatgtAGCGCCAAATTTCGCCCTAACCTTCAAAGGCAAAGACGCAAGGAGGCTACTTGTGAATGCGGCGTACGCTAAGACCGAGGTCAAGTtccattactggtttgatattctgaGGTCTGAAGACCCGGTGATGTGTGACTGGGCGAACCGGATTGAGTATTCATTGTGGACACAGCATTGTGATGAGGGGCATAGATTTGgacacatgacgacgaatatttctgagtgtgtgaactcaatcctcAAGGGTGTCAGAAACCTTCCTGTGTGCTCGCTAGTGAAGGCAACATACGGAAGGTTGGCCGAATTATTTGTTCGCAAAGAAAGAGAGGCTGAGGCGCAGCAGGGAACCAGACACCAATTTAGTCAGCACTTGGTGAAGTGTatagaggccaacttgaagacggctAGGTGCTTCACGGTGGCTTTGTATGACAGGGATAACTCCGAGTTTACCATCGCAAAGACAACTCCTACTAGTTCTTTCTCACTGGGTAGCTATAGAGTCTCGCTTGCATCTCAGACATGTGACTGCGGATACTTCCAGGCACTTCATTTCTCGTGTCCCCATGCACTGGCATGCTGTGCCTACTCACGCCTTACATGGGAGCCTTACGTCCACCAGGTGTATCGTCTTAGTTCGGTCTTCATTGTGTATCGGATGAgtttcacacctcccattccggagGATTTCTGGCCACCATATGACGGGCCGACTGTCATTCCAGACCCTAATAAGAGGCGTGCGAGAAAGGGTCATCCGAGGTCCACTCGGATACGGACCAATATGGACGAGGCAGACCCGAACCGGCCAAAGAGATGTGGGCTTTGTCGGCAGCCCGGCCACACATGTCGGAGTTGCCCACAGCTCCGAGGAGCAGAGCACACACGGGGACATGATTAGGTGTATTGCTAGCTTTGGTacttttgttatttcaatttcGCGTTTAGATTCCAGTATTATCGGTTTTCTTACTTGTAGTTGGTAAGTGATAAAATTTGTTAATGTTAGTGCGATGTACTGTgaacaaggttgcgagaaccggaccggtcaataaaccggtgaggtcactggttcaatggttcactgGTTCGACCGGGGTTGAACCGggattcaaccggtttaattaaatattaaataaaattattaaacttaataaaattcaataatttataacttaataaaatttaatatttcacataataaattatccattactTAAGATTAGAGGttacaaacaacttcaaacatcaaagtttataactaaacaaaaaataaaacgtacataatgacaaacccataatgttctacattcaaaagatacaattactagcaATTCAGCACTCTGAGGTAACTAAATAGTTTTCCTCAACATCTGCAGTATGGCTTCTGAGTCTCTTAGTTCCTGGCTTTCTTGTGATTCATCAAGCCCTTGAGAGAAATCAACATTAGTGTAAGTTCTAATTCCAGGACCATGTCCTCCACTATTAACCAAACCACTGATCTAATTTCAAGCACAAACTCTTTCAAACCCACCTAGCAGGCTAGCATCTACTACATAAGCAAATCACCAAGGTGGTGATCAACCAAATACCATGAATAAACAGAGTACACCACTTTGTGCATACAGAAATAAACCATGAACAGAATCAGAACATGAACAGAGTAAACAGAATTCATAGGAACATgaacagaatcagaatcagaacaTGATCAACCAAATACCATGAATAAACAGAGTACACCACTTTGTGCATACAGAAATAAACCATGAACAGAATCAGAACATGAACAGAGTAAAAAGAATACACAGGAACATgaacagaatcagaatcagaacaTGATCAACCAAATACCATGAATAAACAGAATACACCAACGAACATGAACAGAGAGCAACATGTTTTTTGTGATAGAGAAGAACAGGAACAAGAACAGAACCATGAACGGAGGTGGAAGGAAGAGTATTACCGGCGAGCTGAGCGAGGTGGAGAGCTGGGCGACGACGATGGAGGTAGGGAGCTGGGCGACGGTGATGGAGGAGAGCTCGGCGACGACAGTGGAGGTGGAGAGCTGGGCGACGACGGTGGAGGTGGGAAGCTGGGCGACGGCGATGGAGGAGAGGTGCGACGGTGGAGGTGGCGAGCTGGGGGACTACGATGGAGGACCGGAGCTCTGCGACGGCGATGGAGGAGAGGTGCGACGGCGATGAGTGGCTGTGGCCTGTCGGAGGGTGAGAGGGTGAAAGAAACTGAGTGGCTGAAGAGGGTGAGAGGGTGAGAGGGTGAGACGGTGATGAAGAGGCTGAAGAGGGTGAGAGGCTGTGGCTTGTGCGATTCAGGGAGGATTAGGGTTCGTGGGTGATGAAGATagcccttttcttttttttttttcttcaaaacgacgccgttttgaagTTTAATTTTCAAACCAATAAACCGTGAAAAAACCGGACGGTTCTCCCGGTTCAACGGTTAaccgccggttcgaccggttttttcACCGGTTTTTTGCAAGCCGGTTTCTTACCTTACCCGGACCGGTTAGGTGACCAGTTcccggtttttccggttgaaccggccggtccggttcggttttcagaaccatgactGTGAATGGGATCATAATTGATGAATATGTTTTGTTTCCAGAGTTTTAAACGAAATGTATGTTGAATGCACACCGGAATAACAAACTCTATGAGTTAAATTAAGACATGACGCAGAAACTATGCTAGTAACAGAAATTAGTGTTTGGAACGAATtgtgagtaattcgaaccaggttcgAATTACTATTTGATGCAAATTgagagtaattcgaaccaagtcGGTTCGAATTACTTGGGGGGTGGTTcacgtgtgtaattcgaaccaagctagtTCGAATTATGCGAGTTGTAGTTTGAACCAAGTTGGTTCGGTTTATATGTTAACGTAGTTCGAACCAAACTAGTTCGAATTACATAGTAATGTGCTTTGGCTGATTCGTAAAGCAATTTTCAGTTTGGCTGATTCAGGTAATTTACCTGCTCCCTTGGCTTATTTCAGTTTTTTGCCCGAAAATTTACAGTAAGGATTTAATAATACAGCAGATGGATTGGAGAGCCTAATGACTTCAGATTCTTGAATGACTTTATCTCTCGATTGATTTATTTCCTCAAAGAGAATGAGTGAAGTATAATCGACTCTGAAGTGTTCAACTACagtttaaagaaaattatttattatactcTGTTAATTTAGTAATagagagttatctatttttaacGATAATTACCTGTTTCTAATTCTTTCatgcatattttttctttttgatcttTTTCCAGATCAATTATTTCCAGCCATTTCATCACATATATTGCACAATCCCAACTAAAGACAAAAATGAAATATCACATTAAACTAGGACAGTAACAGAAAATACAGTCTATTAGGTTAATAGGTAACAACAACATCAAGTGCACCTCAATTCACATGAAATATACTGAAATACAAACCAAATGCACCACCATTATTTCTTGATTGTATCACACAACGTCAGTTCAAAAAGACAAGCAACTTAATCAAACATACACAAAATGACACCAGAAGTACTACAACAAAATTCTATGGGCTAGTTACAATAAATCCATGAACAAAATCTCTAAAAAATGGACAAAAACACATGCAAATTACTCAAACATGTACAAAATAACATCAAAGGCACTACAACAACATTTTTTTGTCTAGTTATAACAAAAAGAGGACAACAACACCAAGTGCAACTCAATTTAAACAAAATACACCGAAAATACAAATCAAATACACCGCCATTATTTATTGATTGCATCACAAAATGTCAGCTCATAAAGAATGCAACTCAATCAAACATGCACAAAACAACATCAAAAGCACTACAACAAATTTCTATGGGATAGTTACAACAAATTCATTAACAAAATTCctccaaaatagaaaaaaaaacatgcaaatcaCTCAAATATGCACAAAATAACATCAGAAGCACTACAACAACATTCTGTTGCCTAGTTACAACAAAAAGAGGACAACAACACCAAGTACCCTTCAATTTAGACAAAATACACCGATACAAACCAAATACATAGCTAGTATTTCTTGATTGCATCACACAATGTCAGTTCAAAAAGACATGCAACTCAATCAAACATGCACAAAACGACACCAAAAGCACTAAAACAAATTTCGATGGGCTAGTTACAACAAATTCATAAACAAAATTtctcaaaaatgaaaaaaaaaacatgcaaatcactcaaacatgcacaaaataaCATCAGAAGCACTACAATAACATTCTGTTGCCTAGTTACAAGAAAAACAGGACAACAACACCAAGTGCACATCCATTCAGACAAAATACACCGAAAGTTGTTACTGATTACTACACACGAACTCAGTTCAAAACATGCAAACACTCAAACATGCATAAAAACACATTCAAATCCCTTAAACACGTGCAGATATAGGTTAAACTATACCAAAAATACTATGTAATATTTTTACACCGACCTAACAATGTTATCACCAAATGAACAGTATAATGAGAacaataatatctattttaatgaaaaaaacacaaaatgaaTACACTAAATAAACAGAAATATGATGATCTAGTATTTTGGATAAAAAATGTgaaagagaaaagtgaaaaaattGGACGATTAGTAAACAGTACCTTCAATACTATTTCGTCTTCTGTTTCTGTGTGAAGATTTAGAACGTAGCTTTAAGATTTCCTTGAGTTGTCACGAAGATTTTGAGCATCGTTTGAAATTTGATCATTTCAATTTTGATCGAGGGAGAAGAAACGTTTTTCATATTAACGTTCGCGCTAGTGAATAGTTGCGAGAACGCGTGTGTTgactagatcaaatcaaaatcagatttCTAATTCCTTTCATGAATCTTTTATGTAAATAGAATTAAtataaatcttttcctttttttggttTAGCTTAATCTTAGggattttattattagaaatctttcctttattttagactagtatttttttcttctttcctattttatagttatttctatttctgtaATTCCTCTATAAAGAGGCTGACTCCCTGTATATTTGATAATACAATATATTCAAACACTTCAACTTGGTATCAGAGCAGGATGTCTGCACTGTGCCTCTGATTTATAGCTATGGCTGATAGTTCTTCAGTCATTAATCCTGAACAGAAGAAGAACACCACTTCTACTCTATCAGATTTAAAATCTGAGTAACGGATACTAGTTAGTGGTGACTCCCATTCAGTTCAGATCACCATATTTCGACTCAATGGGTCAAACTACTTTAGGTGGTCTCAATCAGTTCAGATGTATATCCGTGGAAGAGAGAAAATTGGATATCTCACCAGTGAGCGAAGCCAGCCTAACATCACTGACCCACAATATAATGTGTAGGATACTGAAAATTCCATAGTAATGACATAGCTGGTGAACTCAATGGAGGAGGATATCAGTAGTAACTACATGTACTATACCACTGCCAAAGAACTGTGGGATAGTGTCAAGGAGATGTACTCTGATCTTGGGAATAAATCCCAGATTTATGAACTTACTCTAAAAGCTagagaattcaacaagggagtgACAATGTCACCAAATATTTTCACACATTGAAGTGGGTGTGGCAGAATCTTGACCACTTCAATAACTACAAGTGGAATTCAGCCGCTGATGCCAAACACCACCAACAAATAGTGGAAGAAGGGAGGATATTCTAGTTTCTTGCAGGTCTCAATGTGAAGCTAGATGAAGTTTGTGGCAAAATTATTGGAAGAGCAATCCTACCCTCAATTGGAGAAGTATTTGCTGAAGTTAGAAGAGAAGAAACTCGTAGAGCTGTGATGATGGGAAAAGGCAAGACTGAATAGACTTTTTTGGATTCTAGTGCACTCTTAGTAGCACCTGCTGCACTTAAAAGTTCATCAAATCAGAAGCACCCTTCCAATTTTTGGTATGACTACTGCAATAAACCTCGTCACACCCGAGAAACCTGCTAGAAGATTCATGGAAAACCGGCAATCTTAAAGGCAGCAAACCTGGTCCCAAAATATGCTCCACCCCAACTGCTCATGAGGCTGAAAAATTATCATTGATTAAGGAACAGGTTGAGCAGCTCATAAGgcttttaaatttcagttctgtGTTTAGTACTCCTAGTGGTTCTTTGGCTCAAACAGGTAATTTTAGTATTCCTATGTCCCTTAACTGCATCTCAAACTTGAATGCACCATGGATTGTCGATTCAGGTGCATCTGACCATATGACCAACCTCTCCCCTTTATTTAAAACTTATTCTCCTTGCTTTGAAAATGAGAAAATTAGAGTTGCTGATGGTAGTTTTTCATCTATTGTTGAAAAAGGTACAATTAAACTGTCCAAAAATATTGACCTAAGAAATGTCCTACATGTACCAAAGCTTTCTTGTAATCTTCTCTCTATTAGTAAAATCTACAAGGATTCTAATTATGTTGTGACATTCTTGGACACTCATGGTATTTTTCAGGACCGGACCTCGGGGAAGATGATTGGCAATGCTAAGATGATGGATGGGCTTTATCATTTTGAGGATATTTTGGAGGATAAAATAGCTCAAGGATTTAGTAGTATAAGTTCTATACCTATAAAGGACCAAATAATGCTTTGGCACAATAGACTAGGACACCCTAGTTTTCCATATCTCAAACATTTGTTTCCAAGTTTGTTTAAGAATATTGATTCTTCCTTACCTAAATGTGAAAGTTGTATTCGTTCAAAGAGTCATAGAGCTCCATATTACTCTCAACTTTATCATGCATCTAAACTTTTTCACTTGATTCATAGTGATGTATGGGATCCATCAAAAATAACaattcaatttgaaaaaaaatagtttGTAACTTTTATCGATGACCACACACGACTATGTTGGATCTATCTCATGCATGAAAAATCTGaggtttcaaaaatttttcagtaTTTTTCAACAATGGTAGAAACACAATTTGacacaaattttaatattaagaagTGATAATGGTACTGAatactttaataaaaatcttggagaatttcttcaaaaaaaaaaggtattCAACATCAATCTATATGCCCTAATACACCCCAACAAAATAGCATTGCTGAAAGAAAGAATAAACATCTTCTTGAAGTAGCACGTGCCATAATGTTTGAGGGTAATGTTCCAAAGTATTTATGGGGAGATGTTGTCCTAACAGCAGCCTATCTCATAAATCGAATGCCCACACGTGTGTTAAATTATTGCACACCGTTGGatactttataaaaaaaatttccagCATGTAGGTTGCATTTTGACTTACCTTTAAAAGTATTTGGTTGCACTATATTTTTACATACACCTTCGTATCGAAGTAAACTTGATCCAAGGGCAGAAAAATGCATTTTTATTGGCTATTCCCCAAGTTAAAAGGGTTATAAATGTTTCAGTCCACACACCAAGAAATTTCACGTAAGCATGGATGTTACTTTTTTGGAACATGAAACCTTTTTTCAGAAAAATTCTCTTCAGGGGGAGTTTAAGTAAAGAAAATTTTTTGCATGAAACTTTACCCACTCCTATCTTACATATTGAGGATACAACTTTCACTAATCAAGTAAATTCTGAAATAATTGCAAAACAAAATGTGAAAACCAATTCTGAAATTGTGCCAGAATTAGTTGGAATCCAAACAGGAAAAGAAATACCACAATCAGAAAAGGAGCTTCGGTGTTATGTTCAGAAATTCCAAGAAGACAAGAGACCAGCCCAATCTGAAAAACCCGGAAGACGGTCCAACTGTAGTACTTCAGGAACTTTCAGGTAAATATGAATTTGTCACTTCTAATAATAAC
This region of Arachis hypogaea cultivar Tifrunner chromosome 8, arahy.Tifrunner.gnm2.J5K5, whole genome shotgun sequence genomic DNA includes:
- the LOC114924344 gene encoding uncharacterized protein encodes the protein MCDWANRIEYSLWTQHCDEGHRFGHMTTNISECVNSILKGVRNLPVCSLVKATYGRLAELFVRKEREAEAQQGTRHQFSQHLVKCIEANLKTARCFTVALYDRDNSEFTIAKTTPTSSFSLGSYRVSLASQTCDCGYFQALHFSCPHALACCAYSRLTWEPYVHQVYRLSSVFIVYRMSFTPPIPEDFWPPYDGPTVIPDPNKRRARKGHPRSTRIRTNMDEADPNRPKRCGLCRQPGHTCRSCPQLRGAEHTRGHD